From a single Streptomyces liliifuscus genomic region:
- a CDS encoding chaplin, which produces MSRIAKAAGVALGTGAVVISGAGLAMADAGAEGKAVGSPGVLSGNVIQVPVNVPVNLCGNTVNVIALLNPTFGNECANVDEGPKGHPGPKGHGPKGYGH; this is translated from the coding sequence ATGTCTCGCATCGCGAAGGCAGCCGGTGTGGCTCTCGGCACGGGTGCCGTTGTGATCAGTGGTGCCGGTCTGGCCATGGCGGACGCGGGCGCCGAGGGCAAGGCCGTCGGCTCGCCCGGCGTCCTGTCGGGCAACGTCATCCAGGTCCCGGTCAACGTGCCGGTCAACCTCTGCGGCAACACCGTGAACGTCATCGCCCTGCTGAACCCGACGTTCGGCAACGAGTGCGCGAACGTCGACGAGGGCCCGAAGGGTCACCCCGGCCCCAAGGGACACGGCCCCAAGGGCTACGGCCACTGA
- a CDS encoding DUF3344 domain-containing protein, giving the protein MRNSLGPLLRRGMVGAFSLASLWAPGGPAAAAPAMPTTSTTSTTSTAPAAEAESLAFTQRYRALQHGGIVRAANSSITCRRPVERSAASCPAAREGRAAANDDNDDFEMFYIDVDNDPNTYNSSRAEVRPPAGARVSYARLYWGGNLRVGEQKPPKDNGRVLIAEPGGQYKEVLADTVVGHRVAHGADAFQASADVTSLVRSSGAGAYTVAQVNVAMGHSAAGAWGGWTLMVAYEKESEPLRHLAMWDGFDPLGAGRDQTVRLPGVKFPEGATGRAGLVAYNGDRGRTGGSLTLVAGGLTTRLANGVNPRDDVLNSTISEPGRTAPGRTPAYPNTLGYDSDVFELDKGLRHGGDRLDFRLVSPRDTAWAGALFVAVDAKR; this is encoded by the coding sequence ATGCGCAATTCCCTGGGTCCTCTGCTGCGCCGTGGGATGGTGGGTGCCTTTTCCCTCGCCTCGCTCTGGGCACCGGGAGGACCGGCGGCGGCCGCGCCTGCCATGCCCACGACGTCAACCACGTCGACGACGTCAACGGCGCCGGCGGCCGAGGCCGAGAGCCTCGCCTTCACCCAGCGGTACCGCGCGCTCCAGCACGGCGGGATCGTCCGGGCCGCCAACTCGTCCATCACCTGCCGGCGGCCCGTCGAGCGGTCGGCGGCGTCCTGTCCCGCCGCACGCGAGGGCCGGGCGGCCGCGAACGACGACAACGACGACTTCGAGATGTTCTACATCGACGTCGACAACGACCCGAACACCTACAACTCCAGCCGCGCCGAGGTCCGTCCGCCGGCCGGCGCCCGGGTCTCGTACGCGCGGCTGTACTGGGGCGGAAACCTCCGCGTCGGTGAGCAGAAGCCGCCCAAGGACAACGGGCGGGTGCTGATCGCCGAACCGGGCGGCCAGTACAAGGAGGTGCTCGCGGACACCGTCGTCGGGCACCGGGTCGCGCACGGCGCGGACGCCTTCCAGGCCTCGGCGGACGTCACCTCTCTGGTGCGCTCCAGCGGCGCGGGCGCCTACACCGTGGCGCAGGTCAATGTGGCGATGGGCCACTCGGCGGCCGGGGCGTGGGGCGGCTGGACGCTGATGGTTGCGTACGAGAAGGAGTCGGAGCCGCTGCGGCACCTGGCGATGTGGGACGGGTTCGACCCGCTGGGCGCGGGCAGGGACCAGACCGTCCGGCTGCCCGGCGTGAAGTTCCCCGAGGGGGCCACAGGGCGTGCGGGGCTCGTCGCCTACAACGGTGACCGTGGGCGGACCGGCGGCTCGCTCACCCTTGTGGCAGGCGGCCTGACGACCCGTCTGGCCAACGGCGTGAACCCCCGTGACGACGTACTGAACTCGACCATCAGCGAGCCCGGCCGGACGGCCCCGGGACGCACACCCGCGTATCCGAACACGCTCGGGTACGACTCCGACGTCTTCGAGCTCGACAAGGGGCTGCGGCACGGCGGTGACCGGCTGGACTTCCGCCTGGTGTCGCCGCGCGACACGGCGTGGGCCGGAGCGCTGTTCGTCGCCGTCGACGCGAAGCGCTGA
- a CDS encoding exopolysaccharide biosynthesis polyprenyl glycosylphosphotransferase — MTAESTVPSPGGRPRATDHGFSPVSVIPPREAAGGFRFPSGGRPFVRRPSRLPLPAVDVCAALLGGGLVLPWTHPLPLASLVLAVLWLNAHGSLYRAAPVPAMLDELPAVCGRIAVGWCALAALLAAYSPDHALSARTLVLGCAVQSAASCLGRGVVHGRRRRALLRRPRAALVVGRAAIAQRVAAAFLRHQACGVRPVGVVSDESSGGEGLPVLTTGEEVQRALIQNGVQDVLVVGPAARAEQGPLLRALGESGCAVWEVDADSPAYERTDRLAGFACRRLPVGRRYGSAGKRLLDVLVSGVLLLMVSPVLLVCAVVLRIGDGPGVVFRQERIGKDGRPFTLLKFRTHRPVDAHEAATRWSVANEHEMSWFCRFLRRSSLDELLQLWNVFWGDMSLVGPRPERPYFVGQFSQTYPGYAARHRMRTGITGLAQIHGLRGDTSIEDRCRFDNAYIDNWSLWQDVCILLRTAAALVRPTGS, encoded by the coding sequence GTGACTGCGGAAAGTACCGTTCCCTCCCCCGGTGGCCGGCCGCGGGCGACGGACCACGGATTCTCGCCCGTCTCGGTCATCCCGCCGCGCGAGGCCGCCGGCGGCTTCAGATTCCCCAGCGGCGGACGGCCGTTCGTACGGCGGCCCTCGCGGCTGCCGCTGCCGGCCGTGGACGTCTGCGCGGCACTGCTCGGCGGCGGCCTGGTGCTGCCCTGGACGCATCCGCTTCCGCTCGCCTCGCTGGTGCTCGCGGTGCTGTGGCTGAACGCGCACGGGTCGCTGTACCGCGCCGCGCCCGTCCCCGCGATGCTGGACGAACTGCCCGCCGTCTGCGGCCGGATCGCGGTGGGCTGGTGCGCGCTCGCGGCCCTGCTCGCGGCGTACTCCCCGGACCACGCGCTGTCCGCCCGCACCCTGGTCCTCGGCTGCGCGGTGCAGTCGGCGGCGAGCTGTCTGGGCCGTGGTGTCGTGCACGGGCGGCGGCGCCGGGCGCTGCTGCGTCGGCCGCGCGCGGCCTTGGTGGTCGGCCGGGCCGCGATCGCTCAGCGTGTGGCCGCCGCCTTCCTGCGCCACCAGGCGTGCGGGGTACGGCCGGTGGGTGTCGTCTCCGACGAGAGCTCCGGCGGTGAGGGGCTGCCCGTCCTGACCACGGGCGAGGAGGTCCAGCGGGCGCTCATCCAGAACGGCGTGCAGGACGTGCTCGTCGTGGGCCCCGCCGCGCGTGCCGAACAGGGGCCGCTGCTGCGGGCCTTGGGCGAGTCGGGCTGCGCGGTGTGGGAGGTGGACGCGGACTCCCCGGCGTACGAGAGGACGGACCGGCTCGCGGGGTTCGCCTGTCGGCGGCTGCCGGTGGGGCGGCGGTACGGGAGCGCCGGAAAGCGGCTGCTCGATGTGCTGGTGTCCGGGGTGCTGCTGCTGATGGTCAGTCCGGTGCTGCTGGTGTGCGCGGTCGTGCTGCGGATCGGCGACGGGCCCGGGGTGGTGTTCCGGCAGGAGCGGATCGGCAAGGACGGGCGGCCGTTCACACTGCTGAAGTTCCGTACGCACCGGCCGGTCGACGCGCACGAGGCGGCGACACGGTGGAGTGTGGCGAACGAGCACGAGATGAGCTGGTTCTGCCGCTTCCTGCGCCGGTCCTCGCTGGACGAGCTGCTCCAGCTGTGGAACGTCTTCTGGGGCGACATGAGCCTGGTCGGTCCGCGACCCGAACGGCCTTATTTCGTGGGCCAGTTCAGCCAGACCTACCCCGGTTACGCGGCCCGCCACCGGATGCGGACCGGGATCACCGGGCTCGCGCAGATCCACGGGCTGCGCGGTGACACCTCGATCGAGGACCGCTGCCGGTTCGACAACGCCTACATCGACAACTGGTCGCTCTGGCAGGACGTGTGCATCCTGCTGCGCACCGCCGCCGCACTCGTGCGCCCGACGGGGAGCTGA
- a CDS encoding tyrosinase family protein, translating into MAYTRKNVSALTGAERRRLVGAFLEIKRTGEYDEFVRMHIEHYVSDGDGGLRTAHMAPSFLPWHRRFLLELERALRRVDSGVSVPYWDWTKDRTPAASLWGEDLLGGNGRRSDRQVTTGPFAYRHKKWVVKESMTDGEYLMRDLGRPHDPLALPTADELARALKDPVYDTAPWDSTSSRGFRNKLEGWGTGQGNDAWRNHNRVHRWVGGHMLGGASVNDPVFWLHHSFVDLLWTRWQKRHKGARYLPESPPELGDRQRGRVVARHEEMPPWGVTPDELEDHSRIYRYV; encoded by the coding sequence ATGGCGTACACGCGTAAGAACGTGAGCGCGCTGACAGGGGCCGAGCGGCGCAGGCTCGTCGGCGCGTTCCTGGAGATCAAACGCACCGGCGAGTACGACGAGTTCGTCCGTATGCACATCGAGCACTATGTGTCGGACGGCGACGGCGGGCTGCGTACGGCCCATATGGCGCCCTCCTTCCTGCCCTGGCACCGGCGGTTCCTGCTGGAGCTGGAGCGGGCGCTGCGGCGGGTCGACTCCGGGGTGTCCGTGCCGTACTGGGACTGGACGAAGGACCGGACGCCCGCCGCCTCGCTGTGGGGTGAGGACCTGCTCGGAGGCAACGGGCGGCGCTCCGACCGGCAGGTGACGACCGGACCGTTCGCCTACCGGCACAAGAAGTGGGTCGTCAAGGAGTCGATGACCGACGGCGAGTACCTCATGCGCGACCTCGGCCGGCCCCACGATCCACTCGCCCTCCCGACCGCCGACGAGCTCGCGCGGGCCCTCAAGGACCCCGTGTACGACACGGCGCCCTGGGACTCCACCTCCTCCCGCGGCTTCCGGAACAAGCTCGAAGGGTGGGGGACCGGGCAGGGCAACGACGCCTGGCGCAACCACAATCGCGTGCACCGCTGGGTCGGCGGGCACATGCTCGGCGGGGCGTCGGTCAACGACCCCGTCTTCTGGCTGCACCACTCCTTCGTGGACCTGCTCTGGACCCGCTGGCAGAAGCGGCACAAGGGGGCCCGGTATCTGCCCGAGTCGCCGCCGGAACTCGGGGACCGGCAGCGGGGGCGCGTGGTGGCGCGGCACGAGGAGATGCCGCCGTGGGGCGTGACACCGGACGAACTGGAGGACCACAGCCGGATCTACCGGTACGTCTGA
- a CDS encoding glycosyltransferase, whose product MQLSPPGPRPRVLHVSQPVDGGVARVITDLVRAQVAAGTEVTVACPAGGSLAAAAEALGCGVRTWHATRSPGPWLAQEVRSLRQVVREVDPDVVHAHSAKAGLAARLAVRGRVPTVFQPHAWSFEAAGGVTGLLALNWERLSARWASRVVCVSEAERRTGRRSGIAGRFTVIPNGVDPERFHPASVGTVRAGIELLDGVDPAAPLVVCVGRLCRQKGQDVLLDAWREVTRRVPQARLVLVGDGPDAQALRSAAPESVLFAGAVTDAVPWYQAADLVVLPSRWEGMALAPLEAMACGRPVVITDVDGARESLPPGQGPRCLVPSERPAELAAAVAELLLDPLLRESLGHQGRRYVTTTHDFGRTAKAVAEVYRELIGTRPTRSTRPRGRNTGVEATECRESIHT is encoded by the coding sequence ATGCAACTGTCACCGCCCGGCCCTCGGCCGCGGGTCCTGCACGTCTCCCAGCCCGTCGACGGCGGGGTGGCCCGCGTGATCACGGATCTCGTACGGGCCCAAGTGGCCGCCGGGACCGAGGTCACCGTCGCCTGTCCGGCGGGCGGCTCACTCGCCGCGGCGGCCGAGGCACTGGGCTGCGGCGTACGGACCTGGCACGCGACCCGTTCGCCCGGGCCGTGGCTCGCGCAGGAGGTACGGAGTCTGCGCCAGGTCGTGCGGGAGGTTGACCCCGACGTGGTGCACGCGCACAGCGCCAAGGCGGGCCTCGCGGCGCGGCTCGCCGTGCGCGGGCGGGTGCCGACCGTGTTCCAGCCGCACGCCTGGTCGTTCGAGGCGGCCGGCGGGGTCACCGGGCTGCTCGCACTCAACTGGGAGCGGCTGAGCGCGCGTTGGGCCTCCAGGGTGGTGTGCGTCAGCGAGGCGGAGCGGCGGACCGGGCGGCGGTCGGGGATCGCCGGGCGGTTCACCGTGATCCCCAACGGCGTCGATCCTGAGCGCTTCCACCCGGCGTCGGTCGGAACCGTACGGGCCGGGATCGAGCTGCTCGACGGGGTCGATCCGGCGGCGCCGCTCGTGGTCTGCGTCGGGCGGCTGTGCCGGCAGAAGGGGCAGGACGTCCTGCTCGACGCCTGGCGCGAGGTGACCCGGCGGGTGCCCCAGGCGCGGCTCGTGCTGGTGGGCGACGGGCCCGACGCACAGGCGCTGCGCTCCGCCGCTCCCGAGTCGGTGTTGTTCGCCGGGGCCGTCACCGATGCCGTGCCCTGGTACCAGGCCGCCGATCTGGTGGTCCTGCCGTCCCGTTGGGAGGGCATGGCGCTGGCACCGCTGGAGGCCATGGCCTGCGGACGGCCCGTCGTGATCACCGACGTGGACGGGGCGCGCGAGAGTCTGCCGCCGGGCCAGGGGCCGCGCTGTCTGGTGCCGTCGGAGCGGCCGGCCGAACTGGCCGCGGCCGTCGCCGAGTTGCTGCTCGACCCGCTGCTGCGCGAGTCGCTCGGCCATCAGGGGCGCCGGTACGTAACGACCACGCACGACTTCGGGCGCACGGCGAAGGCCGTCGCCGAGGTGTACCGCGAGCTGATCGGCACCCGGCCGACCCGGTCGACGCGGCCGAGAGGACGGAACACGGGCGTGGAAGCCACCGAGTGCAGGGAGTCCATCCACACGTGA
- a CDS encoding tyrosinase cofactor, whose protein sequence is MGAVNGTRRDVLRGLLVAAVAAALAPLVAASRPSRPSRAEPPASGEPGESEAEFGAEFDEMYRGRWIRGFKDATGAEDAAVVEGTASGVRRAGAAGAAPAGQWRVTVDGRPLHLMRRADGGYLTMVDHYQSYPTPLAAARGAVDELGGTLRLRAAAAEAEADPGEGHAHGVHA, encoded by the coding sequence GTGGGAGCGGTGAACGGCACGCGGCGGGACGTCCTGAGAGGGCTGCTCGTCGCGGCCGTCGCCGCCGCCCTGGCTCCCCTCGTCGCGGCCTCGCGTCCGTCGCGCCCGTCGCGCGCCGAGCCGCCCGCGTCCGGCGAACCGGGCGAGTCCGAGGCGGAGTTCGGGGCCGAGTTCGACGAGATGTATCGCGGACGGTGGATCCGTGGGTTCAAGGACGCCACAGGCGCTGAAGACGCCGCGGTCGTCGAGGGCACGGCGAGTGGTGTCCGGCGCGCCGGTGCCGCGGGCGCGGCCCCCGCCGGGCAGTGGCGGGTCACCGTGGACGGCCGGCCGCTGCATCTCATGCGGCGGGCCGACGGCGGCTATCTGACCATGGTCGACCATTACCAGTCGTATCCGACGCCGCTCGCCGCCGCCCGCGGGGCCGTCGACGAACTGGGCGGCACACTGCGGCTGCGCGCGGCCGCCGCGGAGGCGGAGGCGGACCCGGGGGAGGGGCACGCGCATGGCGTACACGCGTAA
- a CDS encoding MMPL family transporter, with protein MRALLQRATGAPGGRRGKWLVLAAWLILAVALGPLAGKLGDVEDSGANAFLPGGAESARVNTELERFRTDPIMPAVVIYTNDTDTGTGVGTGDGDDGAMNAKATADRTAFAPFVPTGEKVSQPVPSDDGKALMTVVPLDSEDEVTDKVEELRAVAAANAPPGVDVEVGGPAASLTDSVAVFDTLDSTLMIATGLVVAALLLITYRSPILWLFPLLAVGFAAVLTQAATYLLAKYADLPVDPQSSGVLMVLVFGVGTDYALLLIARYREELHRHEDRHTAMRIALRRSGPAVLASAGTIAAGLACLAFADINSSRSLGLVGAVGVVCAFLAMVTVLPALLVVAGRWVFWPFVPRHGTPARKPRTVWARIGNAVARRPRWSWLMSAAVTGVLALSAAGINLGLTQAEMFQDKPESVVAQERISAHYPSGASDPATIVTDSDRAAEVRESARSVPGVARVGTGDRTPDGRLATLDVVLKDAPDSRAAKDTVDALRDAVHRQGALVGGTTAEALDTQRAADRDLTTVIPIVLLVVLAVLVWLLRALVAPLLLLATVVLSYFAALGASNLLFEHVLDFAGVDWSIPLMGFVFLVALGIDYNIFLMHRVKEEATRLGHSRGVLEGLTSTGGVITSAGIVLAATFAVFAGLPLVTMAQMGVIVGIGVLLDTFLVRTVLVPALALDLGRWFWWPGRLFREPGPDHRQEPNKEETHMLYHPI; from the coding sequence ATGCGTGCGCTGCTCCAGCGCGCCACCGGTGCGCCCGGCGGCCGGCGCGGAAAATGGCTCGTCCTCGCAGCCTGGCTGATCCTGGCCGTCGCACTCGGCCCACTCGCCGGAAAGCTCGGCGACGTCGAGGACTCCGGCGCCAACGCCTTCCTGCCGGGCGGCGCCGAGTCCGCGCGGGTCAACACGGAACTGGAGAGGTTCCGTACGGACCCGATCATGCCGGCGGTCGTCATCTACACGAACGACACCGACACCGGTACCGGTGTCGGTACCGGCGATGGCGACGACGGCGCGATGAACGCCAAGGCCACCGCCGACCGCACCGCCTTCGCCCCGTTCGTGCCCACCGGCGAGAAGGTCTCGCAGCCGGTCCCCTCCGACGACGGCAAGGCCCTGATGACCGTCGTCCCCCTGGACTCGGAGGACGAAGTCACCGACAAGGTCGAGGAATTGCGCGCGGTGGCGGCGGCGAACGCCCCGCCCGGCGTGGACGTCGAGGTGGGCGGCCCGGCCGCCTCCCTCACCGACTCGGTCGCGGTGTTCGACACCCTCGACTCGACCCTGATGATCGCCACCGGTCTGGTCGTGGCCGCCCTGCTGCTCATCACCTACCGCAGCCCGATCCTCTGGCTCTTCCCGCTCCTCGCGGTCGGCTTCGCCGCCGTCCTCACCCAGGCCGCCACCTATCTGCTCGCCAAGTACGCCGATCTGCCGGTCGATCCGCAGAGTTCGGGCGTCCTCATGGTGCTCGTCTTCGGTGTCGGCACCGACTACGCGCTGCTGCTGATCGCCCGCTACCGCGAGGAGTTGCACCGCCACGAGGACCGGCACACGGCGATGCGGATCGCCCTGCGGCGCTCGGGCCCGGCCGTACTCGCCTCGGCCGGCACCATCGCGGCCGGCCTCGCCTGTCTGGCCTTCGCCGACATCAACTCCTCGCGCTCGCTGGGCCTCGTGGGCGCGGTCGGTGTCGTCTGCGCCTTCCTGGCGATGGTGACGGTGCTCCCGGCCCTGCTGGTCGTCGCGGGCCGCTGGGTCTTCTGGCCCTTCGTCCCGCGCCACGGCACCCCCGCCCGCAAGCCCCGCACGGTGTGGGCCCGTATCGGGAACGCGGTCGCCCGACGCCCCCGCTGGTCCTGGCTGATGTCCGCCGCCGTCACGGGCGTACTCGCGCTCAGCGCGGCCGGGATCAACCTGGGCCTGACCCAGGCCGAGATGTTCCAGGACAAGCCCGAGTCGGTCGTCGCCCAGGAGAGGATCTCCGCCCACTACCCGTCGGGCGCCTCGGACCCGGCGACGATCGTCACCGACTCCGACCGGGCCGCCGAGGTGCGGGAGTCGGCGCGGTCGGTGCCCGGTGTCGCCCGCGTCGGGACCGGCGACCGTACGCCGGACGGCCGGCTCGCCACGCTGGACGTCGTACTGAAGGACGCCCCCGACAGCCGGGCCGCCAAGGACACCGTCGACGCCCTGCGCGACGCGGTGCACCGGCAGGGCGCCCTGGTGGGCGGCACCACCGCGGAGGCACTGGACACCCAGCGCGCCGCCGACCGCGATCTCACCACGGTCATCCCGATCGTGCTGCTGGTCGTCCTCGCCGTACTCGTCTGGCTGCTGCGTGCCCTCGTCGCCCCGCTGCTGCTCCTGGCCACCGTCGTGCTGTCGTACTTCGCGGCCCTGGGCGCCTCGAACCTGCTCTTCGAGCACGTCCTGGACTTCGCGGGCGTCGACTGGTCGATCCCGCTCATGGGCTTCGTCTTCCTGGTCGCCCTCGGCATCGACTACAACATCTTCCTTATGCACCGGGTGAAGGAGGAGGCCACCCGCCTCGGTCACTCCCGGGGCGTCCTGGAGGGCCTGACCAGCACCGGAGGCGTGATCACCTCCGCGGGCATCGTCCTGGCCGCCACGTTCGCGGTGTTCGCCGGGCTGCCACTGGTGACGATGGCCCAGATGGGCGTCATCGTCGGCATCGGCGTCCTCCTGGACACCTTCCTCGTCCGTACGGTCCTGGTGCCGGCCCTCGCCCTCGACCTGGGCCGCTGGTTCTGGTGGCCCGGCCGACTGTTCCGCGAACCGGGGCCGGACCACCGCCAGGAACCGAACAAGGAGGAGACTCATATGCTTTATCACCCCATATGA
- a CDS encoding chaplin — protein MSRIAKGLVLTSVAAAAMAGTGGVAAADSDAHGFAAHSPGVLSGNLIQVPVHVPVNVCGNTVNVIALLNPAFGNECAND, from the coding sequence ATGTCGCGTATCGCGAAGGGCCTGGTCCTTACCTCCGTTGCCGCCGCCGCCATGGCGGGCACCGGTGGCGTCGCCGCCGCCGACAGTGACGCGCACGGCTTCGCCGCCCACTCCCCGGGCGTCCTGTCGGGCAACCTGATCCAGGTCCCCGTCCACGTGCCGGTCAACGTCTGCGGCAACACCGTGAACGTCATCGCGCTGCTGAACCCGGCGTTCGGCAACGAGTGCGCCAACGACTGA
- a CDS encoding DUF5949 family protein has translation MTSTSSETRPFRAADLGTLVVMAWSGEHPDGDMPFLLAYSLGDGEGGPEGSTAAVEQLLHRSGLPIGDEIVDGTRQPSFPVGLLVEAGQAVVTMAHLNAQCTVPPEWLAAVGERGYAYFLFTTRPWPEAEPGKPVAPETLAAFAGDEKTLNSAAHALLPARSLRG, from the coding sequence GTGACCTCAACATCAAGCGAAACGCGTCCTTTCCGTGCCGCCGACCTCGGCACGCTCGTCGTCATGGCGTGGAGCGGCGAACACCCCGACGGCGACATGCCGTTCCTGCTGGCCTACTCGCTCGGTGACGGCGAGGGCGGCCCCGAGGGCTCCACGGCCGCCGTCGAGCAACTGCTGCACCGCAGCGGCCTGCCCATCGGCGACGAGATCGTCGACGGCACCCGGCAGCCCAGCTTCCCCGTCGGTCTCCTCGTCGAGGCCGGGCAGGCCGTCGTCACCATGGCCCACCTCAACGCCCAGTGCACCGTGCCGCCGGAGTGGCTCGCCGCGGTCGGCGAACGCGGCTATGCCTACTTCCTGTTCACCACCCGCCCCTGGCCCGAGGCCGAGCCGGGCAAGCCCGTCGCACCGGAGACGCTGGCCGCCTTCGCCGGCGACGAGAAGACCCTGAACAGCGCGGCGCACGCCCTCCTCCCGGCCCGCAGCCTGCGCGGCTGA
- a CDS encoding O-antigen ligase family protein, which produces MTQLLTAPPLTTAVSAPRRFLPVLPVVALVAMMALPVSGGGDSGGGTVADAVSGLVVLYCAIRLVRDRRRPLSPAAAVVLALPVVGIALAAAGAGSPGAGITGLVRYLQIFVLVPVAVMLLIRDRRDARLVAWSLIGLALWQGAIGVHQYATGTGASYMGEEIRAVGTFGAADVMGMATVVSFGVVCSLGLALGAGPGRQRTAAALCSLVLLLPLALSFSRGAWIATAVTCGVQLALAGMRRAVKVFAVVAAASVVLVGGLGVGTAMLQERISSITQVADAPDQSVTDRYTMWAAAVDMWRDQPLTGVGLKGFPDHRDGHASLALSSGSDTEGAGAGFKRQPLLSPHNMYLLILSEQGLLGLLALAGSWLALLVCGLRRLFRARRHSSGALDCALVACGLLTWQLVDFAYADIGGPSTALTAVLFGLGAWWALASEEAGQR; this is translated from the coding sequence GTGACCCAGCTGCTGACCGCTCCTCCTCTCACGACCGCCGTCTCGGCGCCGCGCCGCTTCCTTCCCGTGCTGCCCGTGGTGGCCCTCGTCGCCATGATGGCGCTGCCGGTCTCCGGGGGCGGCGACTCAGGAGGCGGCACCGTCGCGGACGCCGTGTCGGGGCTGGTCGTGCTGTACTGCGCGATCCGCCTCGTACGCGACCGCCGGCGCCCCCTGTCCCCTGCCGCCGCCGTCGTGCTCGCCCTGCCCGTCGTCGGGATCGCGCTCGCCGCGGCGGGGGCCGGCTCGCCGGGGGCGGGGATCACCGGACTCGTGCGCTATCTGCAGATCTTCGTGCTCGTCCCCGTGGCGGTCATGCTGCTGATCCGCGACCGCCGGGACGCGCGGCTGGTCGCCTGGTCGCTCATCGGGCTCGCGCTGTGGCAGGGGGCGATCGGGGTCCATCAGTACGCGACCGGGACCGGGGCCTCGTACATGGGCGAGGAGATCCGGGCGGTCGGCACGTTCGGGGCGGCGGACGTCATGGGGATGGCGACCGTGGTGTCCTTCGGCGTGGTGTGCTCGCTCGGGCTGGCGCTCGGCGCGGGGCCGGGCCGGCAGCGGACCGCGGCGGCGCTGTGCTCGCTGGTCCTGCTGCTGCCGCTCGCGCTGTCGTTCAGCCGGGGCGCGTGGATCGCGACGGCCGTGACGTGCGGGGTCCAGCTGGCGCTCGCCGGGATGCGGCGGGCGGTGAAGGTGTTCGCGGTTGTGGCGGCCGCGTCGGTGGTTCTCGTGGGCGGGCTCGGGGTGGGCACCGCGATGCTCCAGGAGCGGATCAGCAGCATCACGCAGGTCGCGGACGCGCCGGACCAGTCGGTGACGGACCGTTACACGATGTGGGCGGCCGCGGTCGACATGTGGCGCGACCAGCCGCTGACCGGGGTCGGGCTGAAGGGATTCCCCGACCACCGCGACGGGCACGCCTCGCTCGCGCTGTCGTCGGGCAGTGACACGGAGGGCGCGGGCGCCGGCTTCAAGCGCCAGCCGCTCCTGTCGCCGCACAACATGTACCTGCTGATCCTCAGCGAGCAGGGGCTGCTGGGTCTGCTCGCGCTGGCCGGGAGCTGGCTGGCGCTGCTGGTGTGCGGGCTGCGCAGACTCTTCCGCGCCCGGCGCCACTCGTCGGGCGCCCTCGACTGCGCCCTCGTGGCATGCGGCCTGCTGACCTGGCAGCTCGTCGACTTCGCGTACGCCGACATCGGCGGCCCCTCGACCGCACTGACCGCGGTCCTCTTCGGCCTCGGCGCCTGGTGGGCGCTGGCCTCCGAGGAGGCCGGGCAGCGATGA
- a CDS encoding vitamin K epoxide reductase family protein, whose product MRTAGAGRAFALLLVITGAAGLLASWVITIDKFKLLEDPDFTPGCSLNPVVSCGNIMKSDQASAFGFPNPMLGLVAYGIVICVGAGLLAGAAFPRWYWLTLDAGTLFGVGFVTWLQYESLYSINALCLWCCLAWIATIIMFWYVTSFNVRNEFLPAPGWAKGFLAEFTWVLPVLHLGIIGMLVLTRWWDFWTS is encoded by the coding sequence ATGCGCACAGCGGGCGCCGGCCGCGCGTTCGCCCTGCTGCTGGTGATCACGGGCGCGGCCGGACTGCTGGCCTCCTGGGTCATCACCATCGACAAGTTCAAGCTGCTGGAGGACCCGGACTTCACCCCGGGCTGCAGCCTGAACCCGGTCGTCTCCTGCGGCAACATCATGAAGAGCGACCAGGCCTCCGCCTTCGGGTTCCCCAACCCGATGCTCGGTCTGGTCGCGTACGGCATCGTGATCTGCGTCGGCGCGGGCCTGCTGGCCGGTGCGGCGTTCCCGCGCTGGTACTGGCTGACGCTCGACGCGGGCACGCTGTTCGGCGTCGGCTTCGTGACATGGCTCCAGTACGAGTCGCTGTACAGCATCAACGCGCTGTGCCTGTGGTGCTGCCTCGCCTGGATCGCGACGATCATCATGTTCTGGTACGTCACGTCGTTCAACGTACGAAATGAATTCCTGCCCGCACCCGGCTGGGCGAAGGGATTCCTCGCCGAATTCACGTGGGTGCTGCCGGTTCTGCATCTGGGGATCATCGGAATGCTCGTGTTGACGCGTTGGTGGGACTTCTGGACGAGCTGA